The proteins below are encoded in one region of Corallococcus silvisoli:
- a CDS encoding PepSY-associated TM helix domain-containing protein, producing the protein MKLSARTFRIQFDLHAWAGVVASLFLFVIFFCGVFAMFREELEVWQEPALHVAPPSESPPSFDAMLARVREQGPLPRGSHVGLLTHGETRFITAYLFEPAGMRVVWLDPLTGTALVERSRLASELYWMHFFYRLPWGMEFTGVVAVALLVALVSGLWIHLKDLRAQWWRFRPTAKPRFSASDAHKVLGVFGLPFTAMLAWSGAVLCLAGLASQGFGSTVYRGQADRVTRLRGYTQPVREATGREAPMLSLDAVVARARASVPGAEGTPRYVELHEYGDARAWAGVYFQLSPLGPDHFAYVDSVNGEAFGSSVESRTPGFTVERIFFDLHAGRYAEALTKPLYALLALAMCAVLVTGNLVWLERRDPLRTRLGNRVLERLTVGVSAGLVFGTAVYCAANRALPWTLARRGDWEFGLFLGAWVLAVVVALVPRGSSRRVGSALCAGAAALFGGVVVADAALRDVNLFTALARGLPPVFLAEALLCALALGCGGLAWGLRGRKHAQALPGGDAPEGPFVGA; encoded by the coding sequence ATGAAGCTGTCCGCTCGGACGTTCCGCATCCAGTTCGACCTGCATGCGTGGGCGGGCGTCGTCGCCAGCCTCTTCCTGTTCGTCATCTTCTTCTGCGGCGTCTTCGCGATGTTCCGCGAGGAGCTGGAGGTCTGGCAGGAGCCGGCGCTGCACGTCGCGCCGCCTTCGGAGTCACCGCCGTCCTTCGACGCGATGCTCGCGCGGGTGAGGGAGCAGGGGCCGCTGCCGCGAGGTTCGCATGTGGGGCTGCTCACGCATGGGGAGACGCGGTTCATCACCGCGTACCTCTTCGAGCCGGCGGGGATGCGCGTGGTGTGGCTGGACCCGCTCACGGGGACGGCGCTGGTGGAGCGCAGCCGGCTGGCCAGTGAGCTGTACTGGATGCACTTCTTCTACCGGCTGCCCTGGGGGATGGAGTTCACGGGGGTGGTGGCGGTCGCGCTGTTGGTGGCGCTGGTGAGCGGCCTGTGGATCCACCTGAAGGACCTGCGGGCGCAGTGGTGGCGCTTCCGGCCCACGGCGAAGCCGCGCTTCTCCGCGTCGGATGCGCACAAGGTGCTGGGCGTCTTCGGGCTGCCGTTCACCGCGATGCTCGCGTGGTCGGGCGCGGTGCTGTGTCTGGCGGGGCTGGCGTCGCAGGGCTTCGGGAGCACCGTGTACCGGGGGCAGGCGGACCGGGTGACGCGGCTGCGCGGCTACACGCAGCCCGTGCGGGAGGCCACCGGGCGCGAGGCGCCCATGCTGTCGCTGGACGCGGTGGTGGCCCGCGCGCGGGCGTCGGTGCCCGGCGCGGAGGGGACGCCCCGCTACGTGGAGCTTCACGAGTACGGGGATGCGCGCGCCTGGGCTGGCGTCTACTTCCAGCTGTCGCCGCTGGGGCCGGACCACTTCGCGTACGTGGACAGCGTGAACGGCGAGGCGTTCGGGTCGAGCGTCGAGTCCCGGACGCCGGGCTTCACCGTCGAGCGGATCTTCTTCGACCTGCACGCGGGCCGGTACGCGGAGGCGCTGACGAAGCCGCTCTATGCGCTGCTGGCGCTGGCGATGTGCGCGGTGCTCGTCACGGGGAACCTGGTCTGGCTGGAGCGCCGCGACCCGCTGCGCACGCGCCTGGGCAATCGGGTCCTGGAGCGGTTGACGGTGGGCGTGTCCGCCGGGCTCGTGTTCGGAACGGCGGTCTACTGCGCCGCGAACCGCGCGCTGCCGTGGACGCTGGCGCGCCGGGGCGACTGGGAGTTCGGCCTGTTCCTGGGCGCGTGGGTGCTCGCGGTGGTTGTCGCGCTCGTCCCGCGAGGCTCCTCGAGGCGAGTGGGGAGCGCGCTGTGCGCGGGGGCCGCGGCGCTGTTCGGCGGGGTGGTGGTGGCGGACGCGGCGCTGCGGGATGTGAACCTGTTCACGGCGCTGGCGCGGGGCCTGCCGCCCGTGTTCCTGGCGGAGGCGTTGCTGTGCGCGCTGGCCCTGGGCTGCGGTGGCCTCGCGTGGGGCCTGCGCGGAAGGAAGCACGCGCAGGCCCTTCCAGGCGGAGATGCACCGGAAGGGCCCTTCGTCGGCGCGTGA
- the ileS gene encoding isoleucine--tRNA ligase, whose translation MSEKPSPLFDAVPVEMDFPAEERRILAFWKERGIFEKSLKANEGAKSFVFYEGPPTANGLPHNGHVLTRVIKDLFPRYQTMRGHYVPRKAGWDTHGLPVEVEVEKELRIHGKAEIERYGVEPFTERCIESVFRYTAEWERLTQRIGFWVDLNEAYVTYHRGFVQSVWWALSELFKKGLLYQGHKVVWWWPRGGTALSAAEVGLGYKTVDDPSVYVAFPLRDAPDTALLIWTTTPWTLPSNMYAAVNPSVDYVTVDAGDRKLILAAALREELAKKLKKDLPVLATQKGSELVGKRYTPPFDTYFAKDADTTLPLKDGGSDTVGWRVIPADFVTLDSGTGIVHTAPAFGEDDYKAYRKDSQRFQNPDALEMRCAVKPDGTFSDEVPLVTGRFVKDADKDLQRNLKERGLLIHTEQYRHEYPFCWRADEDPLIQYARPAWYIRTTSVIEQAKANNQQVNWVPENIKDGRFGDFLANNVDWALSRERYWGTPLPLWIHSETGETEAVASIAELRQKPGNNVAAVEAELKAFLAGKPHESNAEHLLVHKPWIDKVTYEKPGAGGRFQRVPEVVDVWFDSGCMPFAQWGFPHAEGSQEIFNRAFPADFISEAIDQTRGWFYSLLMVSTLLFDEETQKRMGLSPRREWPMPYKSCIVLGHVSDKEGKKESKSKGNYTPPEIILDEVRMDFAVLTATEAGVPAEPGVALIAREDLEGLDTQEGARVQLFRPDRPDAPITVTVKVHKKLKRRVVLLAPQELQQLDVKPSARGVDVMPVEVPRLAATERVVLKDPATKAPGADAFRWFFYAASPTWSNTRHSLANVRLLQKDFQVKLRNVYSFFTIYANIDGFNPAKGNAAATEAPWLAIRKSQGWREVKARPVLDRWILSEVQLTLRDVSKALDTYQVYDAAQRMVALVDALSNWYLRRSRERFWAPGFEQDKADAYFTLYEALTTLTALSAPFIPFFADEMWGNLVGKPWPTTQPESVHLARFPDVDSSLIDEGLAAEMGAVRELVSLGLKVRTDNRLKVRQPLSRADVILSRRELTERVAVYQALISDELNVHTVKLVEPGSPEADVVRYRVRPNLRAMGSRLGPKLAPVRKAFDAGDGRALHHELLQTGKVALDVGGERMVFPAEELETLVEAQPGYAAAGAGVGVVVLHTQLTDALVDEGLVRELLARVQGARKDMNLGYTDRIRLWADGDDRVKRVIEAAREEIARETLASEIHVGPQGLTGTEEEASLNGLPARLRVERA comes from the coding sequence ATGTCTGAAAAGCCTTCGCCCCTGTTCGACGCGGTCCCCGTGGAGATGGACTTCCCGGCCGAGGAGCGCCGCATCCTGGCCTTCTGGAAGGAACGCGGCATCTTCGAGAAGTCGCTCAAGGCGAACGAGGGCGCCAAGAGCTTCGTCTTCTACGAAGGCCCGCCCACCGCGAACGGCCTGCCCCACAACGGCCACGTCCTCACGCGCGTCATCAAGGACCTGTTCCCCCGCTACCAGACCATGCGGGGCCACTACGTGCCGCGCAAGGCGGGCTGGGACACGCACGGCCTGCCGGTGGAGGTGGAGGTCGAGAAGGAGCTGCGCATCCACGGCAAGGCGGAGATCGAGCGCTACGGCGTGGAGCCGTTCACCGAGCGCTGCATCGAGTCCGTCTTCCGCTACACCGCCGAGTGGGAGCGGCTGACCCAGCGCATCGGCTTCTGGGTGGACCTCAACGAGGCGTACGTCACCTATCACCGCGGCTTCGTGCAGAGCGTGTGGTGGGCGCTCTCCGAGCTGTTCAAGAAGGGCCTGCTGTACCAGGGCCACAAGGTGGTGTGGTGGTGGCCGCGCGGCGGCACCGCGCTGTCCGCCGCGGAGGTGGGCCTGGGCTACAAGACGGTGGACGACCCCAGCGTCTACGTGGCCTTCCCGCTGCGCGACGCACCGGACACGGCGCTCCTCATCTGGACGACGACGCCCTGGACGCTGCCGTCCAACATGTACGCGGCCGTCAACCCGTCCGTGGACTACGTCACCGTGGACGCGGGGGACCGCAAGCTCATCCTCGCCGCGGCGCTGCGCGAGGAGCTGGCGAAGAAGCTGAAGAAGGACCTGCCGGTGCTGGCCACGCAGAAGGGCAGCGAGCTCGTCGGCAAGCGCTACACGCCGCCCTTCGACACGTACTTCGCCAAGGACGCGGACACCACGCTGCCCCTCAAGGACGGCGGCTCGGACACGGTGGGCTGGCGCGTGATTCCGGCGGACTTCGTCACGCTGGACAGCGGCACCGGCATCGTCCACACCGCGCCCGCCTTCGGCGAGGACGACTACAAGGCCTACCGCAAGGACAGCCAGCGCTTCCAGAACCCCGACGCGCTGGAGATGCGCTGCGCGGTGAAGCCGGACGGCACCTTCTCCGACGAGGTGCCGCTCGTCACCGGCCGCTTCGTGAAGGACGCGGACAAGGACCTGCAGCGCAACCTGAAGGAGCGCGGGCTGCTCATCCACACGGAGCAGTACCGCCACGAGTACCCCTTCTGCTGGCGCGCGGACGAGGACCCCCTCATCCAGTACGCCCGCCCCGCCTGGTACATCCGCACCACCTCCGTCATCGAGCAGGCCAAGGCGAACAACCAGCAGGTCAACTGGGTCCCGGAGAACATCAAGGACGGCCGCTTCGGCGACTTCCTGGCCAACAACGTGGACTGGGCCCTGTCGCGCGAGCGCTACTGGGGCACGCCGCTGCCCTTGTGGATCCACTCGGAGACCGGTGAGACGGAGGCCGTGGCGTCCATCGCGGAGCTGCGCCAGAAGCCGGGCAACAACGTGGCCGCGGTGGAGGCGGAGCTGAAGGCCTTCCTCGCCGGCAAGCCGCACGAGTCCAACGCGGAGCACCTGCTGGTCCACAAGCCGTGGATCGACAAGGTCACCTACGAGAAGCCCGGCGCGGGCGGCCGGTTCCAGCGCGTCCCCGAAGTGGTGGACGTGTGGTTCGACTCCGGCTGCATGCCCTTCGCGCAGTGGGGCTTCCCGCACGCGGAGGGCTCGCAGGAGATCTTCAACCGCGCGTTCCCGGCGGACTTCATCTCCGAGGCCATCGACCAGACGCGCGGCTGGTTCTATTCGCTGCTGATGGTCAGCACGCTGCTCTTCGACGAGGAGACGCAGAAGCGCATGGGCCTGTCGCCCCGGCGCGAATGGCCCATGCCGTACAAGAGCTGCATCGTGCTGGGCCACGTCTCCGACAAGGAAGGCAAGAAGGAGTCCAAGTCCAAGGGCAACTACACCCCGCCGGAGATCATCCTGGACGAGGTGCGCATGGACTTCGCGGTGCTCACCGCCACGGAGGCCGGCGTCCCCGCGGAGCCCGGCGTGGCGCTCATCGCGCGCGAGGACCTGGAGGGCCTGGACACGCAGGAGGGCGCCAGGGTGCAGCTCTTCCGCCCGGACCGGCCGGACGCGCCCATCACCGTGACGGTGAAGGTGCACAAGAAGCTCAAGCGCCGCGTGGTGCTGCTGGCGCCGCAGGAGCTTCAGCAATTGGACGTGAAGCCGTCCGCGCGCGGCGTGGACGTGATGCCGGTGGAGGTGCCCCGGCTGGCCGCGACGGAGCGCGTGGTGCTCAAGGACCCCGCCACCAAGGCCCCGGGCGCGGACGCGTTCCGCTGGTTCTTCTACGCGGCGAGCCCCACCTGGTCCAACACCCGCCACTCGCTGGCGAACGTGCGGCTGTTGCAGAAGGACTTCCAGGTCAAGCTGCGCAACGTCTACTCGTTCTTCACCATCTACGCGAACATCGACGGCTTCAACCCGGCGAAGGGCAACGCGGCCGCCACCGAGGCGCCGTGGCTGGCCATCCGCAAGAGCCAGGGCTGGCGCGAGGTGAAGGCCCGGCCCGTGCTGGACCGGTGGATCCTCTCCGAGGTGCAGCTCACCCTGCGGGACGTGTCCAAGGCCCTGGACACGTATCAGGTGTACGACGCGGCCCAGCGGATGGTGGCGTTGGTGGACGCGCTGTCCAACTGGTACCTGCGCCGCAGCCGCGAGCGCTTCTGGGCGCCGGGCTTCGAGCAGGACAAGGCCGACGCGTACTTCACGCTCTACGAGGCCCTCACCACCCTCACCGCGCTGTCCGCGCCCTTCATCCCGTTCTTCGCGGACGAGATGTGGGGCAACCTGGTGGGCAAGCCGTGGCCCACCACGCAGCCGGAGAGCGTGCACCTGGCGCGCTTCCCGGACGTGGACTCAAGCCTCATCGACGAGGGTCTGGCCGCGGAGATGGGCGCGGTGCGCGAGCTGGTGTCGCTGGGCCTCAAGGTCCGCACGGACAACCGGCTCAAGGTGCGCCAGCCGCTCTCGCGCGCGGACGTCATCCTGTCGCGCCGCGAGCTGACGGAGCGCGTGGCGGTGTACCAGGCGCTCATCTCCGACGAGCTGAACGTGCACACCGTGAAGCTGGTGGAGCCGGGCAGCCCGGAGGCGGACGTGGTGCGCTACCGCGTGCGCCCCAACCTGCGCGCCATGGGCAGCCGGCTGGGCCCCAAGCTCGCGCCGGTGCGCAAGGCGTTCGACGCGGGCGACGGCCGCGCGCTGCACCACGAGCTGCTCCAGACGGGCAAGGTGGCCCTCGACGTGGGCGGTGAGCGGATGGTCTTCCCCGCCGAGGAGCTGGAGACGCTGGTGGAGGCGCAGCCCGGCTACGCCGCCGCGGGCGCGGGCGTGGGCGTGGTCGTGCTCCACACCCAGCTCACCGACGCATTGGTGGACGAGGGCCTGGTGCGCGAGCTGCTGGCGCGCGTGCAGGGCGCCCGCAAGGACATGAACCTGGGCTACACCGACCGCATCCGCCTCTGGGCGGACGGCGATGACCGGGTGAAGCGCGTCATCGAAGCGGCCCGCGAGGAGATCGCCCGCGAGACGCTGGCCTCCGAGATCCACGTGGGCCCCCAGGGCCTCACCGGGACCGAAGAGGAAGCCAGCCTCAACGGCCTGCCCGCGCGGCTTCGCGTCGAGCGCGCCTGA
- a CDS encoding TetR/AcrR family transcriptional regulator yields the protein MAGDAQKTRQRLLEAAAAEFSEQGIAGARVDRIAAAAGCNKALIYSYFGSKEQLFDAVFEAHVAEVARETPIDAADLPAYVGRLFDGFQARPQVLRLATWYELEHGPTVDIPEAVARSNQHKVAAIAKAQKEGLVSKHFAADELLALVLALAKTWAFPLSYCATATPPTPAELRRRRRSVVEAVRLLVTPVSAPP from the coding sequence ATGGCTGGAGACGCCCAGAAGACCCGGCAGCGCTTGTTGGAGGCAGCCGCGGCGGAGTTCTCGGAGCAGGGCATCGCGGGCGCGCGCGTGGACCGCATCGCGGCGGCGGCGGGCTGCAACAAGGCGCTCATCTATTCCTACTTCGGCAGCAAGGAGCAGCTGTTCGACGCCGTGTTCGAAGCGCACGTGGCGGAGGTGGCGCGCGAGACGCCCATCGACGCGGCGGACCTGCCCGCCTACGTGGGGCGGCTGTTCGACGGCTTCCAGGCCCGGCCGCAGGTGCTGCGCCTGGCCACGTGGTACGAGTTGGAGCACGGCCCCACCGTGGACATCCCGGAGGCGGTCGCGCGCAGCAACCAGCACAAGGTGGCCGCCATCGCGAAGGCCCAGAAGGAGGGGCTGGTGTCGAAGCACTTCGCGGCGGACGAGCTGCTGGCGCTGGTGCTGGCGCTCGCCAAGACGTGGGCCTTCCCGCTGTCCTACTGCGCCACGGCCACCCCACCCACGCCCGCCGAGCTCCGCCGGCGCAGGCGCTCCGTCGTGGAGGCGGTGCGCCTGCTGGTGACTCCCGTCAGCGCCCCGCCTTGA
- a CDS encoding nuclear transport factor 2 family protein, giving the protein MDRTTPSPDLARLMDAHLALIATDVERWLTLFAEDAVVEFPYAPSLGGPARLEGLQAIRAYFAPITKHFQNLTFTNAQRYPGEEPTTGWLEVHGTATLQPGDIPYEQDYVMRLQVREGRIVHYREYWNPLAAPRGTFERFTRERA; this is encoded by the coding sequence ATGGACCGCACCACCCCCTCCCCGGACCTGGCCCGGCTGATGGACGCGCACCTCGCGCTCATCGCCACGGACGTCGAGCGCTGGCTGACCCTGTTCGCCGAGGACGCCGTCGTCGAGTTCCCCTACGCCCCCTCGCTCGGCGGGCCGGCGCGGCTGGAAGGACTCCAGGCCATCCGCGCCTACTTCGCGCCCATCACGAAGCACTTCCAGAACCTCACCTTCACGAACGCCCAGCGCTACCCGGGCGAGGAGCCGACGACGGGCTGGCTGGAGGTGCACGGCACCGCGACGCTGCAACCTGGAGACATCCCCTATGAACAGGACTACGTGATGCGCCTCCAGGTGCGCGAGGGCCGCATCGTGCACTACCGCGAATACTGGAACCCGCTGGCCGCGCCCCGGGGCACCTTCGAGCGCTTCACCCGGGAGCGCGCATGA
- a CDS encoding AraC family transcriptional regulator, giving the protein MVSDVLETLRFKTLLFGRLELGAPWALRLPRKANASFYVVARGGLRLQVEGKAKPVFLSAGDVVLLPRAPAHVLDDGSRRNPVASDFVSSQPPRAPASRLGGTGPLTTLITGCFQFGADPLHPLLRTFPSIIRLSTQEGQGTPSLAATVQLITAETATPGAGSALVLGRLADVLLVHALRAQTALGGAKQAGWKALADPAIGSALSLMHEQPGTPWTVERLARSVGVSRSGFAARFHALVGETPLHYLANWRMIRAARWLRESTDSLDAIAERAGYESAPAFSKAFKRRWGVGPGAYRRAPSDGEPGRILPTREW; this is encoded by the coding sequence GTGGTCTCCGACGTGTTGGAGACGCTGCGGTTCAAGACGCTGCTCTTCGGCCGCCTCGAGCTGGGCGCGCCCTGGGCGCTGCGCCTGCCTCGCAAGGCCAACGCGTCCTTCTACGTGGTGGCGCGCGGGGGCTTGCGCCTCCAGGTGGAGGGCAAGGCGAAGCCGGTGTTCCTGTCCGCTGGAGACGTGGTGCTGCTGCCCCGCGCGCCCGCGCATGTGTTGGATGACGGCAGCCGCCGCAACCCCGTCGCGAGCGACTTCGTTTCATCGCAGCCGCCGCGCGCGCCCGCTTCACGGTTGGGCGGCACGGGGCCGCTCACCACGCTCATCACCGGCTGCTTCCAGTTCGGCGCGGATCCCCTGCATCCCCTGCTGCGGACCTTCCCCTCCATCATCCGCCTGTCCACGCAGGAGGGGCAGGGGACGCCCTCGCTCGCCGCCACCGTGCAGCTCATCACCGCGGAGACCGCGACGCCGGGGGCCGGGAGCGCGCTGGTGCTGGGCCGGCTGGCGGACGTGCTGCTCGTCCACGCGCTGCGGGCGCAGACCGCGCTGGGAGGCGCGAAGCAGGCGGGATGGAAGGCGCTGGCGGATCCCGCCATCGGGAGCGCGCTCTCGCTGATGCACGAACAGCCCGGCACTCCCTGGACGGTGGAGCGGCTGGCTCGGTCCGTGGGCGTGTCGCGCTCCGGGTTCGCGGCTCGCTTCCACGCGCTGGTGGGCGAGACGCCCCTGCACTACCTGGCCAACTGGCGGATGATCCGCGCCGCGCGCTGGCTGCGTGAATCCACCGACAGCCTGGACGCCATCGCCGAGCGCGCCGGCTATGAAAGCGCGCCCGCCTTCAGCAAGGCCTTCAAGCGCCGCTGGGGCGTGGGCCCCGGCGCGTATCGGCGTGCTCCCTCGGACGGTGAACCGGGGCGGATCCTCCCTACCAGAGAGTGGTGA
- a CDS encoding TonB-dependent siderophore receptor — MEVPAPAPVASEPEESFTLPAVNVEAERERANGPVKGYTARRSASGTKTDTALGETPQSVSVVGRAQMDAQQAQSVVEATRYTPGVRSETFGADPRNDWFLVRGFTAQEGGYFLDGLQLYSSSFATWRLEPFGLERVEAVRGPASVLYGGTSPGGLLNMVGKRPPTDGPVRHVEVGGNSFANGYAAVDLGGAIDDGNHWRYRVTALARGGGTQVDDTDNNRLFLAPALTWAPTERTSLTLHGSVLADRTQGQNFLPYVGTVVDAPYGRIPTDLFTSDKSLDHFQRDQAWAGYEFSHRFDDTFTVRQNLRYAHLNLDFQTLYGVGYQGDPADALLARGNFVTRPSANLFTVDTQGEARFTTGPVHHKVLVGVDFKHYRLDDDQGYEAGAPLDLLNPVRGDYTPTTARYAQNRATQDQLGVYLQDQLRFGERLNLVVSGRHDWVGLDVQNTLLPTASYNGSEGAFSGRAGLLYRFDNGIAPYVSVSNSFTPVAGTKTDGSLFKPETGQQVEAGVKFQPDTLPVLVGLSLFELKRKNFITTDGAFNQLQIGEVRSRGLEVEANATLLRGLSLIGSASLYSLEITEGADFELGKRPVGVPEVLASLWLDYTFQDGALRGFGAAAGVRGVGASFADRDNLLEVPGFTLVDVGVHYERGPWRAAINAANVADKTYVSSCSSATACFYGERRKASATVGYTW; from the coding sequence GTGGAGGTCCCGGCTCCCGCCCCGGTGGCCTCGGAGCCGGAGGAGTCCTTCACGCTGCCCGCGGTGAACGTGGAGGCGGAGCGCGAGCGGGCCAACGGCCCGGTGAAGGGCTACACCGCGCGCCGCAGCGCCAGCGGCACGAAGACGGACACCGCGCTGGGTGAGACGCCGCAGTCGGTGTCGGTGGTGGGCCGGGCGCAGATGGATGCGCAGCAGGCGCAGTCCGTGGTGGAGGCCACGCGCTACACGCCGGGCGTGCGCTCGGAGACCTTCGGCGCGGATCCGCGCAACGACTGGTTCCTGGTGCGCGGCTTCACGGCGCAGGAGGGCGGCTACTTCCTGGACGGGCTCCAGCTGTACTCCAGCAGCTTCGCCACCTGGCGCCTCGAGCCCTTCGGCCTGGAGCGCGTGGAGGCCGTGCGCGGCCCCGCCTCCGTGCTCTACGGCGGCACGTCGCCGGGCGGCCTGCTCAACATGGTGGGCAAGCGTCCGCCCACGGACGGGCCGGTGCGGCACGTGGAGGTGGGCGGCAACTCGTTCGCCAACGGCTACGCGGCGGTGGACCTGGGCGGCGCCATCGACGACGGCAACCACTGGCGCTACCGGGTGACGGCGCTGGCGCGCGGCGGCGGCACGCAGGTGGACGACACCGACAACAACCGGCTCTTCCTGGCGCCGGCCCTCACCTGGGCGCCCACGGAGCGCACGTCGCTCACGCTCCACGGCAGCGTCCTGGCGGACCGCACGCAGGGCCAGAACTTCCTGCCCTACGTGGGCACGGTGGTGGACGCGCCGTATGGCCGCATCCCCACCGACCTCTTCACCAGCGACAAGAGCCTGGACCACTTCCAGCGCGACCAGGCGTGGGCGGGCTACGAGTTCTCCCACCGCTTCGACGACACCTTCACCGTGCGGCAGAACCTGCGCTACGCCCACCTGAACCTGGACTTCCAGACGCTCTACGGCGTGGGCTACCAGGGCGACCCCGCGGATGCGCTGCTGGCCCGGGGCAACTTCGTCACCCGGCCGAGCGCGAACCTCTTCACCGTGGACACGCAGGGCGAGGCCCGCTTCACCACCGGCCCCGTGCACCACAAGGTGCTGGTCGGCGTGGACTTCAAGCACTACCGGCTGGACGACGACCAGGGCTACGAGGCGGGTGCGCCGCTGGACCTGTTGAACCCCGTGCGCGGCGACTACACGCCCACGACGGCGCGGTACGCGCAGAACCGCGCCACGCAGGACCAGCTGGGCGTCTACCTCCAGGACCAGCTGCGCTTCGGCGAGCGGCTGAACCTGGTGGTGAGCGGGCGCCATGACTGGGTGGGACTGGACGTCCAGAACACGCTGCTCCCCACGGCCAGCTACAACGGCAGCGAGGGCGCCTTCAGCGGACGCGCGGGGCTGCTCTACCGCTTCGACAACGGCATCGCGCCGTACGTCAGCGTCTCGAACTCGTTCACCCCGGTGGCGGGGACGAAGACGGACGGCTCGCTGTTCAAGCCGGAGACGGGCCAGCAGGTGGAGGCGGGCGTGAAGTTCCAGCCGGACACCCTGCCCGTGCTGGTGGGACTCTCCCTCTTCGAGCTGAAGCGCAAGAACTTCATCACCACGGACGGCGCCTTCAACCAGCTCCAGATTGGCGAGGTCCGCTCGCGCGGCCTCGAGGTGGAGGCCAACGCCACGCTGCTGCGCGGGCTGAGCCTCATCGGCTCCGCGTCGCTGTACTCGCTGGAGATCACCGAAGGGGCGGACTTCGAGCTCGGCAAGCGGCCGGTGGGCGTGCCGGAGGTGCTGGCGTCGCTGTGGCTGGACTACACGTTCCAGGACGGGGCGCTGCGCGGCTTCGGCGCGGCGGCGGGCGTGCGCGGCGTGGGGGCTTCGTTCGCGGACCGGGACAACTTGTTGGAGGTGCCGGGCTTCACGCTGGTGGACGTGGGCGTGCACTACGAGCGCGGCCCGTGGCGCGCGGCCATCAACGCCGCCAACGTCGCGGACAAGACCTACGTGTCCTCGTGCAGCTCCGCGACTGCGTGCTTCTACGGCGAGCGCCGCAAGGCGTCCGCGACCGTCGGCTACACCTGGTAG
- a CDS encoding oxidoreductase, which produces MSASPESSRVWLITGSSRGLGRSFAEAVLAAGHRLVATARKPEQLSSLVERYGDRVRAVALDVTNPEQARAAVRAAVEAFGRLDVVVNNAGYGGLAPIEQVTDEDFRSQLDTNLFGVMNVTRAALPVLREQRSGHIIQVSSIGGRLSTPGLGAYQAAKWAVGGFSEVLAKETAPFGVKVTVLEPGGFRTDWAGASMTIADFRPEYAPTVGAVAQALRSRTGKEPGDPDRAAQVLLQVAALESPPLHLVLGSDAFGLAEEKLDALKAADARWKHLSLSTDFAK; this is translated from the coding sequence ATGAGTGCGTCCCCTGAAAGCTCCCGCGTCTGGCTCATCACCGGCTCCTCCCGAGGTCTGGGACGCAGCTTCGCGGAGGCCGTGCTGGCGGCCGGGCACCGGCTGGTGGCCACGGCGCGCAAGCCGGAGCAGCTGTCCTCGTTGGTGGAGCGCTACGGCGACCGCGTCCGCGCGGTGGCCCTGGACGTGACGAACCCCGAGCAGGCGCGGGCGGCGGTGAGGGCGGCGGTGGAGGCGTTCGGGCGCCTGGACGTGGTGGTGAACAACGCGGGCTACGGCGGCCTCGCGCCCATCGAGCAGGTGACGGACGAGGACTTCCGCTCGCAACTCGACACCAACCTGTTCGGGGTGATGAACGTGACGCGCGCGGCGCTGCCGGTGCTCCGCGAGCAGCGCTCCGGGCACATCATCCAGGTCTCCTCTATTGGAGGCCGCCTGTCCACGCCGGGGCTGGGCGCGTATCAGGCCGCCAAGTGGGCGGTGGGGGGCTTCTCCGAGGTGTTGGCCAAGGAGACGGCCCCCTTCGGCGTGAAGGTGACGGTGCTGGAGCCGGGCGGCTTCCGCACGGACTGGGCCGGGGCGTCCATGACCATCGCGGACTTCCGGCCGGAGTACGCGCCCACGGTCGGCGCCGTCGCGCAGGCCCTGCGCTCACGGACGGGGAAGGAGCCGGGAGACCCGGACCGCGCGGCCCAGGTGCTGCTCCAGGTGGCCGCGCTGGAGTCCCCGCCGCTGCACCTGGTGCTGGGCAGCGACGCGTTCGGGCTGGCGGAGGAGAAGCTGGATGCGCTCAAGGCGGCGGACGCGCGGTGGAAGCACCTGTCGCTGTCCACCGACTTCGCGAAGTAG
- a CDS encoding GFA family protein, whose product MNEATPLKGSCHCGATKFEVAAPPRELTRCNCTFCSKRGVLWAYYPLEQVTFTRREQVGVYDRNAPVVHHHCQTCGCGTWSDIPVWEDNAAVPGKFKVGLNARLFEDFNLDAVRVTFVDGRNLW is encoded by the coding sequence ATGAACGAAGCCACGCCCCTGAAGGGAAGCTGTCACTGCGGTGCGACGAAGTTCGAGGTGGCGGCTCCGCCCCGGGAGCTCACCCGGTGCAACTGCACGTTCTGCTCCAAGCGCGGCGTGCTCTGGGCCTACTACCCGCTGGAGCAGGTGACGTTCACCCGCCGCGAGCAGGTGGGCGTGTACGACCGCAACGCGCCGGTCGTCCACCACCACTGCCAGACGTGTGGCTGCGGCACGTGGTCGGACATCCCCGTCTGGGAGGACAACGCCGCCGTGCCCGGGAAGTTCAAGGTGGGCCTCAACGCGCGCCTGTTCGAGGACTTCAACCTGGACGCCGTGCGCGTCACGTTCGTGGACGGGCGCAACCTCTGGTGA